In Anthonomus grandis grandis chromosome 5, icAntGran1.3, whole genome shotgun sequence, the following are encoded in one genomic region:
- the LOC126736720 gene encoding chymotrypsin-2-like translates to MVQRLILIFGLCTLASALLRVPGENFDPQFRIMKGEISFVPYYVYLELAYRSKEGRIRAFICGGSLISERHVLTTAHCVINNALQCQRVFYILAHFGIQRQNDNTERRTILAEDVHEHEKYDCNPAYYDVAVLVLKEKVEYSTYIKPVELPGPGLTTLMLENQKAIVTGFGKDENGVFPTYLKSTNVTIQPRPFCAKYKVPTDHICTDLKDHRGDCGGDSGGPVVINNTVIGLISYGPNTNKQVACEKDTYSAYTSVIAYTSWIKKQMQAHAG, encoded by the exons ATGGTACAGCGACTGATCTTGATTTTTGGCTTATGCACTTTGGCCTCCGCCCTCCTCAGAGTGCCTGGGGAG aattttgatCCCCAGTTTAGGATAATGAAAGGAGAGATAAGTTTTGTTCCTTACTATGTATATCTAGAACTGGCGTACCGTAGTAAAGAAGGCAGAATTCGCGCGTTTATTTGTGGAGGATCCCTTATATCGGAGAGACACGTTTTAACCACCGCGCATTGCGTCATAAACAATGCTTTGCA gtgtCAAAGAGTGTTCTACATTCTGGCTCACTTTGGCATACAGAGACAAAACGACAACACAGAAAGGAGAACTATTTTAGCAGAAGATGTTCACGAACACGAGAAGTATGACTGCAATCCCGCATATTATGATGTGGCCGTCCtggttttgaaagaaaaagttgAATATTCTACTTATATTAAACCAGTAGA gctACCAGGACCAGGGCTTACAACCTTAATGTTAGAAAACCAAAAAGCTATAGTCACCGGATTTGGTAAAGACGAAAACGGGGTATTTCCAACTTACTTGAAATCTACCAACGTCACAATCCAACCACGACCGTTTTGTGCTAAATATAAGGTGCCCACAGATCACATTTGTACGGATCTTAAAGATCATAGAGGCGATTGCGGAGGGGACAGCGGTGGACCTGTCGTGATCAACAATACTGTGATTGGACTTATATCATATGGTCCTAATACGAATAAACAAGTCGCTTGCGAAAAGGATACATATAGTGCATATACTAGTGTTATAGCTTATACTAGTTGGATAAAGAAGCAGATGCAAGCTCATGCTGGATAA